From Symphalangus syndactylus isolate Jambi chromosome 17, NHGRI_mSymSyn1-v2.1_pri, whole genome shotgun sequence, one genomic window encodes:
- the LXN gene encoding latexin has protein sequence MEIPPTNYPASRAALVAQNYINYQQGTPHRVFEVQKVKQASMEDIPGRGHKYRLKFAVEEIIQKQVKVNCTAEVVYPSTGQETAPEVNFTFEGETGKNPDEEDNTFYQRLKSMKEPLEAQNIPDNFGNVSPEMTLVLHLAWVACGYIIWQNSTEDTWYKMVKIQTVKQVQRNDDFIELDYTILLHNIASQEIIPWQMQVLWHPQYGTKVKHNSRLPKEVQLE, from the exons ATGGAAATCCCGCCGACCAACTACCCAGCCTCCAGGGCGGCCTTGGTGGCACAGAACTACATCAACTACCAGCAGGGGACCCCCCACAGGGTGTTTGAGGTGCAGAAGGTCAAACAAGCCAGCATGGAG gaTATTCCAGGAAGAGGACATAAGTATCGCCTTAAATTTGCTGTTGAAGAAATTATACAAAAa CAAGTTAAGGTGAACTGCACAGCTGAAGTAGTTTACCCTTCAACGGGACAAGAAACTGCACCAGAAGTCAACTTCACATTTGAAGGAGAAACTGGAAAGAATCCAGATGAAGAAGACAACACATTTTATCAAAGACTCAAGTCCATGAAGGAACCGCTAGAAGCACAAAATATTCCAG ACAATTTTGGAAATGTATCTCCAGAAATGACACTCGTTCTACATTTAGCCTGGGTTGCCTGTGGTTATATAATATGGCAAAATTCTACTGAAGACACATGgtataaaatggtaaaaattcaAACTGTCAAGCAAGTG CAAAGAAATGATGACTTTATTGAATTAGACTACACCATTCTACTTCATAATATAGCGTCTCAG GAGATTATTCCCTGGCAAATGCAAGTTCTCTGGCATCCACAATATGGCACTAAAGTAAAACATAATAGCCGTCTGCCAAAGGAAGTACAACTGGAATAA